A genomic region of Deinococcus sp. KSM4-11 contains the following coding sequences:
- a CDS encoding RuvX/YqgF family protein: MTTPLAAPILALDVSKSRIGFAVSAGQLAFGRGSVDRRRLPLDLKAIRLKVKETGAGMLLLGLPLRTDGAPSPAADRARAFGRILVEQGYAVEYQDERFTTRRARDLGATDLDEAAAVQILELYLERLEAQRAPPDVDGGE, from the coding sequence GTGACGACGCCTCTGGCCGCTCCCATCCTGGCGCTGGACGTCAGCAAGTCCCGGATCGGCTTTGCGGTCAGTGCGGGCCAGCTGGCCTTCGGGCGCGGCAGCGTGGATCGGCGGCGCCTGCCCCTCGACCTGAAAGCCATCCGGCTTAAGGTGAAGGAGACCGGGGCTGGAATGCTGCTGCTGGGGCTGCCCCTGCGCACCGACGGCGCGCCGAGTCCGGCCGCCGACCGGGCGCGCGCCTTCGGGCGGATTCTGGTCGAGCAGGGGTACGCGGTCGAGTATCAGGACGAGCGCTTCACCACGCGCCGCGCCCGTGACCTCGGCGCGACCGACCTCGACGAGGCGGCTGCCGTGCAGATCCTGGAGCTGTACCTCGAGCGCCTGGAAGCACAGAGAGCACCGCCGGACGTGGACGGCGGGGAGTGA